A portion of the Musa acuminata AAA Group cultivar baxijiao chromosome BXJ1-1, Cavendish_Baxijiao_AAA, whole genome shotgun sequence genome contains these proteins:
- the LOC103978197 gene encoding uncharacterized protein LOC103978197: protein MGFIRPLTMRNSRHLEGMLNDYVVGKSSKMKTPKLASFRLVAALTCLQFAFAMYATFLLYHMSSSVGQRSGADFSWASRIAHHWTQFVEHSHAPSSTQEVPAGEFLAEVCEHEEIDFVQKKSDDALMIKLKRELYDEVLAFQEESSGTETLAELMRMESKWSPKGPSIPKITVILNHFKRKTLCAQLDSLLNQTLPFHHVWVLSFGSPSELSLRRIVESYNNSRISFISSSYDFKYYGRFQMALQTEADFVYILDDDMIPGKKMLEILSHVAGTDKYRNSVLGSIGRILPFRQKDFTFPSYRKFRSKEAGLYLPDPAYDITVDKIVQVDFLSSSWFLSADLVKTLFVETPFTFMTGEDLHLSYQLQKYRNAGSYVLPVDPNDKETWGDSEHRLAYVSETTVIFKDIVQVRDDQWWRALSTGYITQWAAMNPQKIDALFYAHSLDEVKALSPLLEKFRKTVGRKAYIAVSGGSSSCSCEGSVAVLGWPKVVCKERRFKIFDLEVGAISGVSNSEVPVVQAVYSSLKGLLKIHNPSLLIAVDDIDANVKNALRMAAEGSANGTALVLLPKTAVSKALWMADLRPTALPNWNRMRITVNIITQNRASSLQRLLRSLQQAHYLGDEVRLSFNMDSKVDEETLKVVGSFRWAQGPKLVRRRIIQGGLIRAVSESWYPSDDDEFGLLLEDDIEVSPYYYLWIKYALLAYHYDPQVSLPELSSISLYTPRLVEVVKERPKWNATEFFKRIHPNTPYLHQLPCSWGALFFPKHWREFYAYMNARFTDDAKNNPVQIPKSRTNGWQASWKKFLIDMMYLRGYVSLYPNFPSQASFSTNHMEPGAHISANGNVVKHHKEDFEVPLMGDDFTSLLPAGKMPPASKLPVLNLFNQAASLKGLKAAGAKLGQDVIGCDKAEIVVVDGSTGLPGNCSRF from the exons ATGGGTTTCATTCGTCCTCTGACCATGAGAAACAGTCGGCACCTGGAAGGGATGCTCAATGACTATGTCGTGGGTAAATCGAGCAAGATGAAGACTCCAAAGCTTGCTTCTTTCCGCCTCGTTGCAGCCTTGACCTGCCTTCAGTTCGCCTTCGCCATGTACGCTACCTTCCTCTTGTATCACATGAGCTCCTCCGTCGGCCAACGCAGCGGAGCTGACTTCTCTTGGGCCTCCCGGATCGCCCACCACTGgacgcaattcgtcgaacactcgCACGCCCCGTCGAGCACCCAAGAGGTCCCTGCCGGCGAATTCCTCGCCGAGGTCTGTGAGCACGAAGAGATCGATTTCGTACAGAAGAAATCGGACGATGCGTTGATGATCAAGCTCAAGAGGGAGCTATACGATGAAGTGTTGGCATTCCAGGAGGAGAGCTCGGGGACGGAGACGCTTGCCGAGCTTATGAGGATGGAGTCGAAATGGAGCCCAAAGGGTCCTTCCATCCCAAAGATCACTGTCATCTTGAACCATTTCAAGAGGAAGACACTCTGTGCACAACTCGATTCATTGCTCAACCAGACACTGCCTTTCCACCATGTTTGGGTGCTCTCTTTCGGCAGCCCAAGCGAGCTCTCACTGAGAAGGATCGTGGAGAGCTACAACAACTCCAGAATCAGCTTCATCAGCTCGAGCTACGACTTCAAATACTACGGAAGGTTTCAGATGGCCCTGCAGACCGAGGCAGACTTCGTGTATATCCTGGATGATGACATGATCCCGGGCAAGAAAATGCTGGAGATCTTGTCCCATGTTGCAGGGACTGACAAGTACAGGAACTCAGTCCTGGGGAGCATTGGGAGAATCTTACCTTTCAGGCAGAAGGACTTCACCTTTCCAAGTTACAGAAAGTTCCGTTCCAAGGAAGCAGGCCTCTACTTGCCCGATCCTGCTTATGACATCACCGTGGACAAGATTGTGCAGGTTGATTTCCTGTCGAGCTCTTGGTTTCTATCTGCAGATCTTGTCAAGACGTTGTTTGTGGAGACACCCTTCACTTTCATGACCGGTGAAGACCTGCATCTCAG TTATCAGCTTCAGAAGTACAGAAACGCTGGGTCGTATGTGCTGCCTGTGGATCCAAACGACAAGGAGACGTGGGGAGACAGCGAGCACAGGCTTGCTTACGTCTCTGAAACCACTGTCATCTTCAAGGACATCGTCCAGGTCAGGGATGATCAATGGTGGCGGGCTTTGTCGACCGGTTATATTACTCAGTGGGCTGCAATGAACCCTCAGAAGATCGACGCTCTGTTTTACGCGCATTCCCTCGATGAAGTGAAGGCACTCTCCCCTCTTCTCGAGAAGTTCCGAAAGACGGTGGGGAGGAAGGCCTACATTGCTGTCTCAGGCGGGAGTTCTTCCTGCTCCTGCGAGGGATCTGTAGCTGTTCTCGGGTGGCCGAAGGTCGTGTGCAAGGAGAGGCGGTTCAAGATCTTTGATCTGGAAGTCGGAGCGATCTCAGGCGTGTCGAACTCGGAGGTCCCGGTGGTTCAGGCTGTGTACTCGAGCTTGAAGGGGCTCCTCAAGATCCACAACCCGAGTCTGCTGATCGCGGTCGACGACATCGATGCGAACGTCAAGAACGCGCTAAGAATGGCGGCCGAAGGCAGCGCAAATGGCACTGCTCTGGTTCTTCTGCCGAAGACCGCTGTGTCCAAGGCCTTGTGGATGGCTGATCTCCGGCCAACAGCATTGCCGA ATTGGAACCGGATGCGGATCACCGTGAACATCATCACCCAGAACCGAGCATCCTCTCTACAGAGACTTCTCAGATCTCTGCAGCAGGCACATTACCTCGGCGACGAGGTCCGCTTGAGCTTCAACATGGACAGCAAAGTCGACGAGGAGACTCTCAAGGTCGTCGGGTCCTTCCGATGGGCGCAAGGGCCAAAGCTGGTGCGGCGGCGTATCATCCAGGGCGGTCTGATCCGGGCCGTGAGCGAGAGTTGGTACCCCTCCGACGACGACGAGTTTGGCCTCCTCCTCGAAGACGACATCGAGGTCTCCCCCTACTACTACCTGTGGATCAAGTACGCGCTCCTGGCTTACCACTACGACCCCCAGGTGTCGCTCCCCGAGCTCTCCTCGATCTCCCTCTACACCCCCCGGCTCGTGGAGGTGGTGAAGGAGAGGCCCAAGTGGAACGCGACCGAGTTCTTCAAACGGATCCACCCCAACACGCCGTACCTCCATCAGCTCCCTTGCAGCTGGGGCGCGCTCTTCTTCCCCAAGCACTGGCGAGAGTTCTACGCCTACATGAACGCCAGGTTCACCGACGACGCCAAGAACAACCCGGTGCAGATTCCCAAGTCGAGGACCAACGGGTGGCAGGCTTCGTGGAAGAAGTTCCTCATCGACATGATGTACCTAAGAGGGTACGTCAGTCTGTACCCCAACTTCCCGAGCCAAGCAAGCTTCTCCACCAACCACATGGAGCCTGGCGCGCACATTAGCGCCAACGGCAACGTGGTGAAGCATCACAAGGAAGACTTCGAGGTGCCATTGATGGGGGACGACTTCACCAGCCTGCTGCCTGCGGGGAAGATGCCTCCGGCCTCCAAGCTGCCGGTGCTCAACCTGTTCAACCAGGCAGCCTCCTTGAAAGGGCTGAAAGCGGCGGGCGCAAAGCTTGGACAGG
- the LOC135608879 gene encoding clathrin interactor EPSIN 2-like, giving the protein MKKAFDQTVRDLKREVNKKVLKVPNIEQKILDATSNEPWGPHGSLLADIAQATRNYHEYQMIMNVIWKRINDTGKNWRHVYKALTVLEYLVAHGSERVIDEMKEHAYQISTLSDFQYIDSSGRDQGNNVRRKSQSLVALVNDKERIQEARQKAAVNRDKYRSTFSTGRPGSQGGYGDRYDDDRYASRDEDRYGNGKEREWGYRDDDKYGRGRDSYGGEGDRYGRYAEERSGRDGYRDDDYRRGRGNDDYQYGSRNRSLSRDRSLDDDDRSSRSGGGRADNLPHDERQLDRRLSEQSIGAPPSYEEVAKDAQNHVKEDRNESDFTAAAPKASSPSAPRASSSSEGRNQTSSPFVRAASSPFTNQGSGHALAGVSASTNNNDNGFDEFDPRGMASAAPPAAGSHEMDLFGSASASDPIYSLALVPLTTTNSGTEADLPANSSFATDFVAASSASAVFSQAGENPFGDPPFIATQENFPNQQEIFPPVSSFNSISSGGAEILAPAAPKIETTTSFDFDGSFGGVTYNPVSDGQQSSFAGPAMLTSEAPVTQPNNISGMLAPQTGFTASVIPQESRVATTDVLGNPLLQSGPPAIFASQVTQFTAQEARPIAPTNPQTTQPNLLSQSGLQAPPMEVTACTSSLTPVKAVSSKDKFETKSTVWADTLSRGLVNLNISGSKINPHADIGIDFDSINRKEKRKEEKKVSATPISTTTMGKAMGSGSGIGRAGANTLIRPPNPTMGMGMMGGVGMGMGMMGGGGMGMGMVGNGGMGMGGYGGSINQPMGMGMPPRPPMGTPMGGTGMPGVGYNPMMGMGNYGSQQPYGGGYR; this is encoded by the exons ATGAAGAAAGCTTTTGATCAAACTGTCCGGGACCT TAAACGGGAGGTGAACAAGAAAGTTCTGAAGGTCCCCAATATAGAGCAGAAG ATTCTTGATGCAACCAGCAATGAGCCTTGGGGACCACATGGATCGCTTCTGGCAGATATTGCACAGGCAACCAGAAACTA TCATgaataccagatgatcatgaatgTGATATGGAAGAGGATCAATGACACAGGAAAAAACTGGCGGCACGTTTACAAG GCACTGACTGTTTTGGAGTACCTTGTTGCACATGGATCTGAACGCGTGATTGATGAAATGAAGGAGCATGCATACCAAATATCA ACTTTATCAGACTTCCAGTATATTGATTCAAGTGGAAGGGATCAGGGAAACAATGTTAGACGGAAATCCCAGAGTCTTGTAGCTCTAGTGAATGATAAAGAAAGAATACAGGAAGCTCGGCAAAAAGCTGCTGTTAACAGGGACAA ATATCGAAGTACATTTTCAACTGGTAGACCTGGTTCACAAGGAGGCTATGGTGATCGTTATGACGATGATCGTTATGCTAGTAGAGATGAAGACCGATATGGTAATGGAAAGGAAAGAGAATGGGGATATAGAGATGATGACAAATATGGTAGAGGTCGGGACTCTTATGGCGGAGAGGGGGATCGATATGGTAGGTATGCTGAAGAACGTTCTGGCAGAGATGGTTACAGAGATGATGACTATAGAAGAGGTCGTGGAAATGATGATTATCAGTATGGTTCAAGAAATAGGAGCCTCAGCAGAGACCGTTCCCTTGATGATGATGACCGCTCATCTCG AAGTGGAGGCGGCAGAGCTGACAATCTTCCTCATGATGAAAG GCAGCTGGACCGTAGGCTTTCTGAGCAGAGTATTGGTGCACCACCGAGCTATGAAGAAGTTGCAAAAgatgctcaaaatcatgtaaaagAAGATAG AAATGAAAGTGATTTCACAGCAGCTGCGCCAAAAGCATCTTCACCATCAGCTCCTAGAGCAAGCTCTTCTTCAGAAGGTAGGAACCAAACTTCTTCACCTTTTGTACGAGCAGCAAGCTCTCCTTTTACAAACCAAGGCTCAGGCCATGCTCTGGCTGGTGTATCTGCATCAACAAACAACAATGATAACGGTTTTGATGAGTTTGATCCACGTGGTATGGCATCAG CTGCTCCACCTGCTGCGGGTAGTCATGAGATGGACTTATTTGGATCAGCATCAGCATCAGATCCTATTTATTCTCTGGCATTGGTGCCATTGACTACAACTAACAGTGGTACTGAAGCTGATCTTCCTGCAAATTCAAGTTTTGCGACAGATTTTGTTGCTGCATCATCAGCATCTGCTGTATTCAGCCAG GCTGGTGAAAATCCTTTTGGGGATCCTCCTTTTATAGCTACTCAAGAAAATTTTCCCAATCAGCAAGAGATTTTTCCACCAGTCTCTTCCTTCAATTCAATTTCATCTGGAGGTGCTGAAATTCTTGCACCTGCAGCTCCCAAGATTGAAACAACCACAAGCTTTGACTTTGATGGCTCTTTTGGTGGTGTTACTTACAATCCTGTATCGGATGGTCAACAAAGCTCTTTTGCTGGTCCTGCTATGTTAACTTCAGAAGCACCTGTGACCCAGCCGAATAATATATCAGGTATGCTTGCCCCACAAACAGGATTCACAGCCTCAGTAATTCCGCAGGAATCCCGGGTAGCAACAACAGATGTCCTGGGCAACCCTCTTCTACAGTCAGGTCCACCAGCTATTTTTGCATCACAGGTGACTCAATTTACTGCACAGGAGGCTCGTCCTATTGCTCCAACAAATCCACAGACCACCCAGCCGAACCTTCTTTCACAGTCTGGCTTGCAGGCTCCTCCTATGGAAGTGACCGCTTGTACATCATCTTTGACACCCGTGAAAGCTgtttcttcaaaagataagtttGAGACCAAATCAACGGTGTGGGCTGACACATTGAGTCGAGGACTAGTCAATCTGAACATATCTGGAT CTAAAATTAATCCTCATGCGGATATTGGAATTGACTTTGATTCTATAAATCGGAaagagaaaaggaaagaagagaagaaggtaTCTGCAACCCCAATATCTACAACCACAATGGGCAAAGCTATGGGATCTGGTTCTGGCATTGGGCGCGCCGGTGCAAATACCCTCATCCGCCCCCCCAATCCCACCATGGGCATGGGCATGATGGGTGGTGTTGGTATGGGAATGGGCATGATGGGTGGTGGTGGTATGGGAATGGGCATGGTGGGTAATGGTGGTATGGGAATGGGTGGTTACGGTGGCAGCATCAATCAACCTATGGGCATGGGAATGCCGCCACGACCGCCGATGGGAACCCCTATGGGTGGAACTGGTATGCCTGGGGTCGGATACAATCCCATGATGGGTATGGGCAACTATGGTTCGCAGCAACCATACGGAGGTGGATATAGGTAA